One window of the Salvia miltiorrhiza cultivar Shanhuang (shh) chromosome 6, IMPLAD_Smil_shh, whole genome shotgun sequence genome contains the following:
- the LOC130990342 gene encoding LOW QUALITY PROTEIN: DENN domain and WD repeat-containing protein SCD1 (The sequence of the model RefSeq protein was modified relative to this genomic sequence to represent the inferred CDS: inserted 1 base in 1 codon): MARIFEYFVVCGIGPEIRTLDGNRGYHGTGIMYLPSLLDQYPPPNHTLYPPPPPQLPTCVLPAGSQFYASGFDSNDPSSFPRSYPIVLTEGDGSKIYVTCIAFRDPVCEDIAEAYRLPANSFADKCICFVSRAPSFGVLRDALEEIFLLCFSASGSSKPLWDVIAYLVSNVPLPTPGKERVLFAIENSLLPLEVPPXDGFPHVDISFQPLVQCLDVDNLLKLFTAVLLERRILLRSYKYSLLTLVSETICHLIYPFRWQHVYIPLLFFSGVDYIDAPTPYMMGLHSGVDTSGLVMDGVVVVDLEHNLITTTEEIPSIPEPEHSSLRGEILKLLYPNVVGIDQMKYGLFSEQCLRGDSRPWGEDHDLHLRFIFLKFFGSILGGYRNFIENTATHIFNSQAFLKKRSRSSNQPPDAMISQFLESQGFLDYLERGLGSEGNGNNLLDKLQDAIGRGQNALSILPSLSAEPDIVTISDPGLGIPESGAKYCYDRFPANIRTEEQEEKRKQILAAASGAVEYPGKYALSSPSPRTSKDSKAESLSPRERAAERERMVLDIKVKLQGLWLRLLKLGATDDPLSSFEYGTILALIESDAEGIGGSGFVECIREHIHSGWTCQLTEEQFIAVKELLKTAINRATARNDLTTIRDALEVSAEMYKRDVNNVPDHIQRHLRSLSIWDELRFWEGYFDDLLDRFSSKSTNYAMLVTTQLIVLATHMAGLGIAETDTWYMIETIAGKNNIGYKHIIKIRGFLSHIRQICIGYWGIYAGKTQSVSSFGLPSPRPQDAGDSTEQSSEASGDGRSWVQSMFSREKASSFSRVRKWTSDGGNSATNENGSLYKQDVPAAGQKKVQTSLRMLRGHSGAVTALHCVTKREVWDLVGDREDAGFFISGSTDCTVKIWDPSLRGSELRATLKGHTRTVRAISSDRGKVVSGSDDQSVFVWDKQTTQLLEELKGHDSQVSIVKMLSGERVLTAAHDGTVKMWDVRTDTCVATVGRFSSAVLCMEYDDSSGILAAGGRDGVANIWDIRAGRQMHKLLGHSKWIRSIRMVGETVITGSDDWTARVWSVSQGTCEAVLACHDGPVLCVEYSITDKGIITGSNDGLIRFWETDDGGIRCVKNVTVHSSPILSINAGEHWLGIGAADNSMSLFHRPQERLSGLTNSGSKMSGWQLYRTPQKSVAMVRCVASDLERKRICSGGRNGMLRLWDATINI, from the exons ATGGCCCGAATCTTCGAATACTTTGTGGTGTGCGGAATCGGGCCGGAAATCCGAACTCTAGATGGAAACCGAGGCTACCATGGCACCGGCATCATGTACCTGCCATCTCTTCTCGATCAGTACCCCCCGCCCAATCACACCCTCtatcctcctccgccgccgcagcTCCCAACCTGCGTCTTGCCGGCGGGGTCCCAATTCTACGCCTCCGGCTTCGATTCGAATGACCCCTCGTCGTTCCCCCGGAGCTACCCCATTGTGCTGACTGAGGGTGACGGGTCCAAGATTTATGTGACGTGCATCGCTTTCCGCGATCCCGTGTGCGAGGACATTGCGGAGGCGTACCGGTTGCCCGCCAACTCCTTTGCCGATAAGTGCATCTGTTTCGTCTCGCGCGCCCCAAGCTTTGGGGTTCTGCGCGATGCGTTGGAGGAGATATTCCTGCTATGTTTCTCGGCTTCTGGGAGCAG TAAGCCACTTTGGGATGTTATAGCATATTTGGTCTCCAATGTACCTTTGCCTACTCCCGGAAAGGAGCGAGTGTTGTTTGCTATCGAGAATAGCCTTCTTCCTTTAGAGGTTCCGC AAGATGGGTTTCCTCATGTTGAT ATATCCTTCCAGCCTCTAGTCCAGTGTTTGGATGTTGATAATCTCCTCAAACTATTTACAGCCGTGTTGCTTGAAAGACGGATTTTGCTTCGCTCATACAA ATATTCTCTTCTAACTCTTGTATCGGAGACCATATGCCATTTAATATATCCATTTCGGTGGCAG CATGTCTACATTCCGTTACTGTTTTTCAGTGGAGTTGACTATATTGATGCTCCGACACCATACATGATGGGTCTTCATTCAGGTGTTGACACTTCTGGACTGGTTATGGATGGG GTAGTAGTGGTTGACCTTGAGCATAACCTCATCACCACGACTGAGGAAATACCTTCCATACCTGAGCCAGAGCATAGTTCTTTGCGTGGTGAGATATTGAAGCTGTTGTATCCTAATGTTGTTGGCATAGACCAGATGAAGTATGGTTTGTTCTCTGAGCAATGCCTTAGAGGTGATAGCAGGCCTTGGGGGGAGGATCATGATCTCCATCTTAG GTTTATATTCCTGAAGTTCTTTGGGTCAATTTTAGGTGGCTATCGCAATTTTATT GAAAACACTGCCACTCATATCTTCAACAGCCAGGCTTTTCTGAAGAAGCGGTCCAGGTCGAGTAACCAGCCACCTGATGCTATG ATCAGCCAGTTTTTAGAATCCCAAGGTTTCTTAGATTATTTGGAGAGAGGTCTCGGTTCTGAAGGAAATGGAAACAACCTTCTTGATAAGTTACAAGATGCTATTGGCAGGGGACAGAATGCTTTATCGATCCTTCCCTCGCTTTCAGCAGAGCCTGATATCGTAACTATTTCTGACCCAGGATTGGGGATTCCTG AATCAGGTGCCAAATATTGCTATGACAGGTTTCCTGCAAACATCAGAACAGAAGAGCAGGAAGAAAAGAGGAAGCAGATTCTAGCGGCAGCCAGTGGAGCTGTTGAATATCCTGGAAAATATGCACTTAG TTCTCCGTCACCCCGTACCAGTAAAGATTCTAAGGCTGAGAGCTTAAGTCCGAGGGAAAGAGCT GCTGAAAGGGAACGCATGGTCCTAGACATTAAAGTGAAGCTGCAG GGGTTATGGCTACGGCTTCTAAAACTGGGGGCGACTGATGATCCTCTTTCATCATTTGAGTATGGAACAATCCTTG CTTTAATTGAGTCCGATGCTGAGGGAATTGGTGGTAGCGGATTTGTTGAATGCATAAGAGAGCACATTCATTCG GGATGGACCTGCCAGTTGACGGAAGAGCAGTTTATAGCAGTGAAAGAACTG CTCAAAACAGCCATCAACCGTGCTACAGCTAGGAATGACCTGACAACTATTAGAGATGCCCTTGAAGTTTCTGCTGAAATGTACAAGAGAGATGTGAACAATGTCCCGGATCATATTCAGCGCCACCTTCGCTCTCTTTCCATATGGGATGAGTTACG CTTTTGGGAAGGCTACTTTGATGATCTGCTTGACCGCTTTTCTAGCAA GTCAACCAATTATGCGATGTTGGTAACAACGCAACTAATCGTTCTTGCTACACATATG GCTGGTTTGGGAATTGCCGAAACTGATACATGGTACATGATTGAAACAATAGCAGGGAAGAACAACATTGGTTACAAACACATA ATTAAGATACGGGGATTCCTGTCACATATTCGACAAATTTGCATTGGATATTGGGGAATCTATGCTGGAAAAACTCAATCAGTATCCTCATTTGGTTTGCCTTCTCCACGTCCACAAGATGCTGGAGACAGCACTGAGCAATCATCAGAGGCATCTGGTGATGGAAGGAGCTGGGTTCAGAGCATGTTTAGCAGAGAGAAGGCCAGTTCTTTTAGTCGTGTCCGTAAGTGGACATCTGATGGTGGAAATTCAG CTACAAATGAGAATGGATCTCTTTACAAGCAAGATGTGCCTGCAGCAGGGCAGAAGAAGGTGCAGACCAGCTTGCGCATGCTAAGAGGTCACAGTGGTGCAGTCACTGCTCTACATTGTGTGACCAAAAGAGAAGTCTGGGACCTAGTTGGTGACCGTGAAGATGCTGGGTTCTTTATCAGTGGAAGCACAGACTGCACA GTAAAGATATGGGATCCTAGTCTTCGTGGTTCTGAGCTCAGGGCAACGTTGAAGGGACACACTAG AACTGTCCGAGCCATAAGCTCTGATAGAGGGAAGGTGGTATCTGGTTCAGATGACCAATCTGTGTTTGTGTGGGATAAACAGACCACTCAGCTTTTAGAAGAGCTGAAGGGCCATGATTCACAG GTCAGCATTGTAAAGATGCTATCTGGTGAGCGTGTCCTCACAGCTGCACATGATGGCACTGTGAAGATGTGGGATGTAAGGACAGATACCTGTGTTGCAACGGTAGGCCGTTTTTCAAGTGCAGTTCTCTGCATGGAATATGATGACTCCAGCGGGATCTTGGCTGCTGGAGGCAGAGATGG GGTTGCAAACATTTGGGACATTAGGGCTGGAAGACAGATGCACAAGCTGTTAGGTCATTCAAAATGGATTAG GTCTATAAGAATGGTTGGAGAAACTGTAATTACAGGTAGTGATGATTGGACTGCCCGAGTGTGGTCTGTGTCTCAAGGAACATGTGAAGCTGTTCTTGCTTGCCATGATGGTCCAGTTCTCTGTGTGGAATACTCTATAACTGATAAAGGGATTATTACAG GATCAAATGATGGACTTATTCGGTTTTGGGAAACAGATGATG gtGGCATAAGATGTGTCAAGAATGTTACTGTTCATAGTTCTCCCATACTATCTATCAATGCGGGTGAGCACTGGTTAGGGATAGGAGCAGCTGATAATTCGATGTCCCTTTTCCATCGACCTCAAGAGAGACTTAGTGGACTGACAAATTCAGGTTCAAAGATGTCTGGATGGCAACTCTACAGGACTCCACAAAAATCAGTTGCTATGGTTAG ATGTGTGGCTTCTGATCTTGAGAGGAAGAGAATCTGTAGCGGCGGACGTAACGGGATGCTTCGGTTGTGGGATGCAACTATTAACATCTGA